Proteins encoded by one window of Lathyrus oleraceus cultivar Zhongwan6 chromosome 1, CAAS_Psat_ZW6_1.0, whole genome shotgun sequence:
- the LOC127081146 gene encoding spermidine sinapoyl-CoA acyltransferase, producing MMKNKEQTLIFPSHTHFSDDHTLPLSHLDTDRNLHLTIRYLRAYTATTTTHHHSNHFHVISSSLSQTLPHYYPLAGTLRRRKHPDNRLELFCTTNQGIPLIHTTVDFTLDSVNYLDDPASPFVEQLVPDPEPEEGMEHPCMLQLTVFKCGGFTLGAAIHHSLCDGMGGTLFFNSVAELARGVTRITVEPIWDREKLLGPRDPPRVDSPLIREFLSLDKEFSPYKENIGPVKRECFHVRDECLDNFKRSLFDQSGFNFTTFEALGAYIWRSKVRASRVEDKEKVKFAYSINIRRLIKPSLPPGYWGNGCVPMYVQLSAKDLIERPIWETAELIRKSKSNVSDEYVRSFIDYQELHFGDGITARKWVSGFTDWRHLGHSTVDFGWGGPVTVLPLGRNLLGSVEPCFFLPYSTASAEKKDGFKVLVTLNEAALFAFREDMQMFAGGQETALLPRI from the exons atgatgaaaaacaaAGAGCAAACTCTCATCTTTCCTTCTCACACCCACTTCTCCGATGACCACACCCTCCCCCTCTCCCACCTTGACACCGATCGCAACCTCCACTTAACCATCCGCTACCTCCGCGCTTACACCGCCACAACCACCACCCATCACCACAGCAACCACTTCCACGTTATCTCTTCCTCCCTCTCGCAAACACTCCCTCACTACTACCCACTCGCCGGCACACTCCGCCGCCGCAAACACCCCGACAACCGCCTCGAACTCTTTTGCACCACCAATCAAGGCATCCCTCTAATCCACACTACCGTAGACTTCACTCTCGACTCCGTAAACTACCTCGACGACCCTGCTTCGCCTTTCGTCGAACAGCTGGTGCCCGACCCAGAACCCGAAGAGGGAATGGAGCATCCATGTATGCTTCAGCTAACGGTTTTCAAGTGCGGTGGGTTTACCCTCGGTGCAGCGATTCATCACTCGCTATGCGACGGGATGGGTGGGACTCTGTTTTTTAACTCGGTGGCTGAGTTGGCTCGCGGGGTGACTCGGATAACAGTGGAGCCTATATGGGATCGAGAAAAGTTGTTGGGTCCAAGGGATCCTCCCCGAGTGGATTCGCCGTTGATAAGAGAGTTTCTGAGTTTGGACAAAGAATTTTCGCCATATAAAGAGAATATCGGTCCTGTTAAGAGAGAGTGTTTTCATGTGAGGGATGAGTGCTTAGACAATTTCAAAAGATCGTTGTTTGATCAATCTGGATTCAACTTCACCACTTTTGAAGCTCTAGGTGCCTACATTTGGAGATCCAA GGTAAGGGCCTCACGAGTGGAGGATAAAGAGAAGGTTAAATTTGCATACTCAATAAATATACGAAGATTAATAAAGCCATCACTACCTCCTGGGTATTGGGGAAATGGTTGTGTTCCAATGTATGTTCAACTTAGTGCCAAAGATTTGATAGAGAGACCAATTTGGGAAACTGCAGAGCTAATAAGAAAGAGTAAAAGCAATGTTAGTGATGAGTATGTTCGATCCTTCATTGATTATCAAGAGCTGCATTTTGGTGATGGGATCACGGCAAGGAAATGGGTGAGTGGGTTCACTGATTGGAGGCACTTGGGTCATTCTACTGTGGATTTTGGGTGGGGTGGCCCTGTTACTGTTTTGCCACTAGGAAGAAACTTGCTTGGGAGCGTTGAACCTTGTTTCTTCTTGCCTTATTCGACTGCTAGTGCGGAGAAAAAGGATGGCTTTAAGGTTTTGGTGACTTTGAATGAGGCAGCTTTGTTTGCTTTTCGAGAAGACATGCAAATGTTTGCCGGTGGCCAAGAGACCGCACTCTTGCCGCGCATTTGA